One part of the Lytechinus pictus isolate F3 Inbred chromosome 3, Lp3.0, whole genome shotgun sequence genome encodes these proteins:
- the LOC135153429 gene encoding nucleolar protein 58-like: MIITASKPTAACIELEPVSPFDDSDQETPAVHTSPAPMHSPTPLSSASSVPPSPTVPKTPSPAPVQLPPQTPPKKVIIEDVQEVLVKKPRYQDDNPFTSHPEKLSSPMKKKKINEEIATDDGLVGHIPRVSGLEISDGDEEQDTESKKNKRKAKRKHEKKEVSEENSKLDKAEDVLDESEGSPRKKKKKKKSKDK, from the exons ATGATCATTACTGCTAGTAAACCAACTGCAGCTTGCATCGAGTTGGAACCAGTGTCACCCTTTGATGACTCAGACCAGGAAACTCCAGCTGTACATACTTCACCTGCCCCTATGCATTCTCCTACTCCACTTTCTTCAGCTTCGTCCGTTCCCCCAAGCCCTACTGTCCCCAAGACCCCTTCTCCAGCTCCCGTACAACTCCCTCCACAGACCCCACCCAAGAAGGTCATAATAGAAGATGTCCAGGAGGTGTTGGTTAAG AAACCAAGGTATCAGGATGACAATCCATTCACTTCTCATCCAGAGAAACTATCCTCACccatgaagaaaaagaaaatcaatgaagagATTGCTACTGATGATGGCCTGGTGGGGCATATACCTAGGGTTTCTGGTCTGGAAATCTCTGATGGAGATGAAGAACAGGATACCGAGAgcaagaaaaataagaggaaagcaaagagaaaacatgaaaaaaaagag GTTTCAGAAGAAAATTCTAAACTTGATAAAGCAGAAGATGTCTTAGATGAAAGTGAAGGAAGTccaaggaagaagaagaagaaaaagaagagtaaagacaaataa